A single window of Pirellulaceae bacterium DNA harbors:
- a CDS encoding phosphatidylcholine synthase, with protein MNREPESSPWRVLLALGVHLYTAMGIVVALFTAIAILHQDYRMAFLAMMVSVLIDATDGTLARAADVRRHTPWIDGRKLDDIVDYVNYTFLPVLLIWRAGWLPEPAWLFCAFPLVASSLAFVHEGAKEESRGFFRGFPSYWNVVAFYLAVIFDGTESWWVAAILLALSALSIAPVRFVYPNRPPCWKPFFLGGAAVWAIVLLVMVLQYPEVSRLWFGLSCVYPALYVGCSFYLDWIARRG; from the coding sequence ATGAATCGTGAACCAGAGAGTTCGCCTTGGCGCGTGTTACTGGCGCTGGGAGTCCATCTTTACACAGCGATGGGCATCGTCGTCGCTTTGTTTACAGCGATTGCCATTTTGCATCAGGATTACCGAATGGCCTTCTTGGCGATGATGGTGTCGGTCCTGATCGACGCCACCGATGGAACGCTAGCGCGTGCTGCTGACGTGCGGCGTCACACCCCCTGGATTGACGGACGCAAGCTTGATGACATCGTGGATTACGTGAATTACACGTTTTTACCCGTGTTGTTGATCTGGCGAGCCGGCTGGCTGCCCGAGCCGGCCTGGTTGTTTTGTGCGTTTCCGCTGGTAGCAAGTTCGTTGGCCTTTGTTCACGAAGGCGCAAAAGAAGAGAGTCGGGGATTTTTTCGCGGATTTCCCTCTTATTGGAATGTGGTCGCCTTCTACTTGGCGGTCATTTTTGATGGGACCGAATCGTGGTGGGTTGCCGCCATTCTGTTGGCGCTCAGTGCACTCAGTATCGCGCCGGTGCGATTTGTTTATCCCAATCGGCCGCCCTGTTGGAAGCCTTTCTTTTTAGGAGGCGCGGCGGTTTGGGCGATCGTTTTGTTGGTCATGGTGCTTCAGTATCCTGAGGTAAGTCGACTCTGGTTCGGACTGTCATGCGTCTACCCTGCTCTGTACGTGGGCTGCTCCTTTTACCTTGACTGGATAGCCCGCCGGGGATGA
- a CDS encoding sodium:solute symporter family protein, whose product MAIFVGWINIPWGKTRWIGWGDGVESFLESAGMTWLVLLVISLAFLAVGFLGRRRIKSRSDVTELMIANRHLPLGLAWISLAATWIGGGYVNGTAEAVYDPGRGLVWCQAPWCYALSLVVGGLLFAGPMRRREYRTMLDLFDDRYGKRMASFLYLPALVGDLFWTAAILSALGATLGTLFGIDPALVVLVAATVVVTYTVMGGLWSVAFSDVLQFVCICVGLSIALPFVIHQCGGLTEMWRDYQAVYGTKARLIPDANAWTQPDPWGWQWVDAALLLICGGIPWQVYFQRVLATANARSAQVMSVTAGLACLLVALIPMLIGMGGACLDWNALAVEEPSDAAIILPYLLRHGVPSVVSLIGLTAIAAAVMSSVDSSILSSASMFAWNVYRPWIGHNKQDARLQLVLRVAIVVIGAVAATLALRVDSVYQLWYFCADLVYVVLFPQLVIALFYQRSTAVAAALGAALALSLRGVMYVAESGFAPASLEALNEAVGWLPWKTLIMLVSLATIAVVSQVTQETGKQRGTDES is encoded by the coding sequence TTGAATCATTTCTTGAGAGCGCGGGTATGACGTGGCTTGTGTTGCTGGTGATATCGTTGGCCTTTTTGGCGGTTGGCTTTTTGGGACGCCGCCGGATCAAGAGCCGAAGCGACGTTACCGAATTAATGATCGCAAATCGGCACTTGCCACTGGGCTTAGCGTGGATTTCACTCGCGGCGACCTGGATTGGTGGTGGATACGTTAATGGAACTGCGGAGGCAGTTTACGATCCGGGGCGAGGGTTGGTCTGGTGTCAAGCGCCTTGGTGTTATGCACTCAGCCTGGTTGTTGGGGGGCTCTTGTTCGCGGGGCCGATGCGTCGGCGCGAATATCGAACGATGCTTGATCTGTTTGACGATCGTTACGGCAAACGCATGGCTTCTTTTCTGTATCTGCCGGCGCTGGTTGGCGATTTGTTTTGGACGGCGGCGATTCTTTCCGCTCTGGGGGCCACGTTAGGGACCCTGTTCGGAATTGATCCGGCGCTGGTCGTGTTAGTCGCCGCGACCGTCGTGGTAACTTATACCGTGATGGGTGGACTTTGGTCCGTCGCGTTTTCTGATGTTTTGCAATTTGTCTGCATCTGTGTTGGTTTGTCGATCGCGCTGCCGTTTGTGATCCATCAGTGTGGTGGATTGACCGAAATGTGGCGTGACTACCAGGCCGTTTACGGAACAAAGGCACGTCTTATTCCGGATGCGAATGCGTGGACTCAGCCGGACCCTTGGGGATGGCAATGGGTTGATGCGGCCTTGTTGCTGATTTGCGGTGGGATTCCATGGCAGGTTTACTTTCAACGTGTTTTGGCAACTGCGAACGCTCGTTCAGCTCAAGTTATGTCGGTGACCGCAGGTTTGGCCTGTTTGCTAGTGGCCTTGATTCCAATGCTGATTGGAATGGGCGGGGCGTGTCTCGATTGGAATGCACTCGCGGTGGAAGAGCCCTCGGATGCGGCCATTATTTTACCCTATTTGCTTCGGCATGGAGTTCCCTCGGTTGTTTCGCTGATCGGCCTGACTGCGATTGCAGCCGCGGTGATGTCTTCGGTGGATTCTTCCATCCTTTCTTCTGCTTCGATGTTTGCCTGGAATGTTTATCGACCTTGGATCGGTCACAACAAACAGGACGCTCGATTACAGTTGGTGTTACGAGTTGCGATCGTTGTCATTGGTGCGGTTGCTGCCACCTTGGCCCTCCGTGTTGATAGTGTCTACCAGCTCTGGTACTTCTGCGCCGATCTCGTCTATGTGGTGTTATTTCCCCAGCTCGTGATCGCCCTTTTTTATCAACGGTCAACAGCGGTTGCAGCGGCCCTCGGTGCGGCCCTTGCTTTGAGCCTCAGGGGCGTGATGTATGTAGCTGAATCGGGTTTCGCGCCGGCCTCGCTGGAGGCTTTGAATGAGGCCGTTGGCTGGCTTCCTTGGAAAACGTTGATCATGCTGGTATCGCTGGCGACGATTGCGGTGGTTTCACAAGTGACTCAAGAAACAGGCAAGCAAAGAGGGACCGATGAATCGTGA